A genomic window from Bubalus bubalis isolate 160015118507 breed Murrah chromosome 11, NDDB_SH_1, whole genome shotgun sequence includes:
- the IVD gene encoding isovaleryl-CoA dehydrogenase, mitochondrial: MATAAWLLGRRVASWRMRPPLQSLAGLITQRPNSLLPVDDAINGLNEEQKQLRQTMAKFLQEYLAPQAQEIDQSNEFKNLREFWKQLGNLGVLGITAPVQYGGSGLGFLENVLVMEEISRVSGAVGLSYGAHSNLCINQIVRNGNETQKEKYLPKLISGEYIGALAMSEPNAGSDVVSMKLKAEKKGDHYVLNGNKFWITNGPDADVLVVYAKTDVTAVPASRGITAFIVEKGMPGFSTSKKLDKLGMRGSNTCELVFEDCEVPAANILGHLGKGVYVLMSGLDLERLVLAGGPLGIMQAVLDHTIPYLHMREAFGQKIGHFQLMQGKMADMYTRLMACRQYVYNVAKACDEGHCTTKDCAGVILYSAECATQVALDGIQCLGGNGYINDFPMGRFLRDAKLYEIGAGTSEVRRLVIGRAFNADFH, from the exons ATGGCGACTGCGGCTTGGTTACTGGGTCGGCGCGTGGCGAGCTGGAGGATGCGACCGCCGCTGCAGTCTCTTGCTGGCCTGATTACCCAGCGGCCCAACTCGCTGTTGCCTGTGGACGATGCAATCAATGGGCTGAACGAGGAGCAGAAGCAG CTTCGTCAGACCATGGCTAAGTTCCTTCAGGAGTATCTAGCCCCCCAGGCCCAGGAGATCGACCAAAGTAATGAGTTCAAGAACCTGAGA GAGTTTTGGAAGCAGCTGGGGAACCTAGGAGTCTTGGGCATCACAGCCCCTG ttcaGTATGGTGGTTCTGGCCTGGGCTTCCTGGAAAACGTGCTGGTGATGGAGGAGATATCCCGAGTGTCTGGAGCAGTGGGGCTCAGTTATGGAGCCCACTCCAACCTCTGTATCAACCAAATTGTGCGGAATGGAAACGAGACCCAGAAGGAGAAGTACCTCCCCAAG CTGATAAGTGGTGAATACATCGGAGCCCTGGCCATGAGTGAGCCCAATGCTGGCTCTGATGTTGTCTCCATGAAgctgaaagcagaaaagaaag GAGATCACTATGTCCTGAATGGCAACAAGTTCTGGATCACCAATGGTCCTGATGCAGATGTCCTTGTTGTCTATGCCAAGACTGATGTGACTGCTGTGCCGGCTTCTCGGGGCATCACAGCCTTCATTGTGGAGAAG GGGATGCCGGGCTTCAGCACCTCCAAGAAGCTGGACAAGCTAGGGATGAGGGGCTCCAATACCTGTGAGCTGGTCTTCGAAGACTGCGAGGTTCCTG CTGCCAACATCCTGGGTCACCTAGGTAAGGGCGTCTATGTGCTGATGAGTGGGCTGGACCTGGAGCGGCTGGTGCTGGCCGGTGGGCCCCTTGG GATCATGCAGGCCGTCCTCGACCACACTATTCCCTACCTGCACATGAGGGAGGCCTTTGGCCAGAAGATCGGCCACTTCCAG TTGATGCAGGGGAAGATGGCAGATATGTACACCCGTCTCATGGCCTGTCGTCAATACGTCTACAACGTTGCCAAGGCCTGTGATGAGGGCCACTGCACTACCAAG GACTGTGCAGGGGTGATTCTTTACTCGGCCGAGTGTGCCACACAGGTAGCCCTGGACGGCATCCAGTGTTTGG GTGGCAATGGCTACATCAACGACTTTCCCATGGGCCGCTTTCTGAGAGATGCCAAGCTGTATGAGATCGGGGCTGGGACCAGCGAAGTGAGGCGGCTCGTCATCGGCAGAGCTTTCAATGCAGACTTCCACTAA